A genomic window from Phocoena sinus isolate mPhoSin1 chromosome 20, mPhoSin1.pri, whole genome shotgun sequence includes:
- the ANKRD40 gene encoding LOW QUALITY PROTEIN: ankyrin repeat domain-containing protein 40 (The sequence of the model RefSeq protein was modified relative to this genomic sequence to represent the inferred CDS: deleted 2 bases in 2 codons), translating to MSALLEQKEQQERLREAAALGDIREVQKLVESGVDVNSQNEVNGWTCLHWACKRNHGQVVSYLLKSGADKEILTTKGEMPVQLTSRREIRKIMGVEDDDNHDDLPQLKKESELSFVPNYLANPAFPFIYTPGSEDSAQLQNGGPSTPPASPPADGSPPLLPPGEPPLLGAFPRDHTSLALVQNGDVSAPSAILRTPESTKPGPVCQPPVSQSCSLFSSVPSKPPMSLEPQNGTYAGPAPAFQPFFFTGAFPFNMQELVLKVRIQNPSLRENDFIEIELDRQELTYQELLRVSCCELGVNPDQVEKIRKLPNTLVRKDKDVARLQDFQELELVLMISENNFLFRNAASTLTERPCYNRRASKLTY from the exons ATGAGCGCTCTTCTGGAGCAGAAGGAGCAGCAGGAGAGGCTGCGGGAGGCCGCGGCCTTGGGGGACATTCGGGAGGTGCAGAAACTGGTGGAGAGCGGGGTGGATGTGAACTCCCAAAATGAGGTCAACGGCTG GACCTGTTTACACTGGGCATGTAAACGCAATCATGGTCAGGTGGTCTCTTACTTGTTAAAATCAGGAGCTGACAAAGAGATTCTTACCACAAAGGGAGAAATGCCAGTCCAATTAACATCAAGGAGGGAAATTAGGAAGATTATGGGAG TGGAAGATGATGATAACCATGACGACCTCCCTCAGCTGAAGAAGGAGTCAGAGCTGTCCTTTGTTCCGAACTATTTGGCCAACCCAGCCTTCCCTTTCATCTATACCCCTGGGTCGGAGGATTCAGCCCAGCTGCAGAATGGGGGCCCCTCCACACCTCCTGCATCACCCCCTGCAGATGGCTCGCCTCCATTGCTGCCCCCTGGGGAACCTCCCCTGCTTGGGGCCTTTCCACGGGACCACACCTCTTTGGCACTGGTTCAGAATGGGGATGTGTCTGCCCCATCTGCCATACTCAGAACACCAGAAAGCACAAAACCGGGTCCTGTTTGTCAGCCACCGGTGAGTCAGAGTTGCTCCCTGTTCTCTTCTGTCCCGTCCAAGCCACCAATGTCTCTGGAGCCTCAAAATGGGACGTATGCAGGACCAGCGCCAGCATTCCAGCCATTTTTCTTCACTGGAGCATTTCCATTTAATATGCAAG AGCTGGTACTCAAGGTGAGGATTCAGAACCCATCTCTTCGAGAAAATGATTTCATTGAAATTGAACTGGACAGG CAGGAGCTCACCTACCAAGAATTGCTCAGAGTGAGTTGCTGTGAGCTGGGTGTTAATCCTGATCAAGTGGAGAAGATCAGAAAGTTACCCAATACTCTGGTAAGAAAG GACAAAGATGTTGCTCGACTCCAAGATTTCCAGGAGCTGGAACTGGTTCTAATgataagtgaaaataattttctgttcagAAATGCTGCATCCACACTGACT GAAAGGCCTTGCTACAACAGGAGAGCTTCAAAACTGACTTACTAA